From a region of the Synechococcus sp. PCC 7502 genome:
- a CDS encoding 2Fe-2S iron-sulfur cluster-binding protein: MANIKFVNENKEAIAMDGVNLRIKAIENNVDIYKFMGKLTNCGGYGQCGTCVVEITEGIENLSPRTDFETFKLKRKPDNYRLACQVVVNGDIAVKTKP, encoded by the coding sequence ATGGCAAACATCAAATTTGTAAATGAGAATAAAGAAGCGATCGCTATGGATGGGGTGAATCTTCGGATCAAGGCGATCGAGAACAACGTTGATATCTACAAGTTTATGGGAAAGCTAACAAACTGTGGTGGATATGGTCAATGTGGTACTTGTGTAGTGGAAATTACGGAAGGTATAGAAAATCTCTCGCCTCGTACGGATTTTGAAACTTTTAAGCTTAAGCGCAAACCTGATAATTATCGTTTAGCTTGTCAAGTTGTGGTTAATGGTGATATTGCAGTTAAAACCAAACCTTAA
- a CDS encoding TldD/PmbA family protein, with product MSSIEENTFNQIADQVIGCLQNQEQVSISLNCERSQFTRFNNGKIRQSGLVHDGTVTISLVDQSREAYSSFPFTGNLEIDREVALENLAYLRSQVKELPPNPYIVLPEAGDSSREVYRGELLDSKEALAAILEPVGNLDFTGLYAAGIIMRGIVNSVNNAVGQKHWFATDNFVVDYSIFTKQDRAVKGMYAGQNWNQSAYNSQINQSRQQISALDLSAKHIARGEYRVYFAPSATADLIGMITGAVGAAALQQGSSALLKLQTGEKELSNLFNLKENFQNGTVPRFNELGVIAPEELSVIKEGKLINPLVSAKTAKEYNLIANGASNGEYMRSPVVETGKLAQSEILSKLGTGLYLSNLHYLNWSDRSNGRITGMTRYACFWVENGEIIAPIENLRFDDSIYDFLNHNLEAFTDFSEFIPNTDTYGSRSLGGILTPGMLVKNFTFTL from the coding sequence ATGTCAAGCATTGAAGAAAATACATTTAATCAGATTGCAGATCAGGTGATTGGATGTTTACAAAATCAAGAACAGGTTTCAATTAGTTTGAACTGTGAGCGCAGTCAATTTACAAGGTTTAATAATGGCAAGATTAGACAGTCAGGGCTGGTACATGATGGCACTGTCACTATTTCTTTAGTTGATCAAAGCCGAGAGGCATATTCATCTTTTCCGTTTACAGGTAATTTAGAGATCGATCGGGAAGTAGCTTTAGAAAACTTGGCATATTTGCGATCGCAGGTTAAGGAGTTACCACCAAATCCATATATAGTTTTACCCGAAGCAGGTGATTCCAGTCGAGAGGTTTATAGGGGTGAGCTTTTAGATAGTAAAGAGGCACTCGCTGCAATTTTAGAACCAGTCGGGAATTTGGATTTTACGGGACTATATGCGGCAGGAATCATTATGCGGGGAATTGTTAATTCTGTGAATAATGCCGTGGGGCAAAAACACTGGTTTGCAACGGATAATTTTGTTGTGGACTATTCCATATTTACCAAGCAAGATCGGGCAGTTAAGGGTATGTATGCGGGGCAGAACTGGAACCAATCTGCATATAACTCGCAAATTAATCAATCTCGTCAACAAATTTCTGCCCTAGATTTATCTGCTAAACATATCGCTCGTGGAGAGTATCGAGTCTATTTTGCTCCTAGTGCTACTGCGGATTTAATTGGCATGATCACAGGTGCAGTTGGCGCTGCTGCTTTGCAACAGGGTAGTAGTGCTTTATTAAAATTACAAACTGGCGAAAAAGAATTATCAAATTTATTTAACTTGAAAGAGAATTTCCAAAATGGGACTGTACCTAGATTTAATGAATTGGGAGTCATAGCCCCAGAGGAATTGAGCGTAATTAAGGAAGGAAAATTAATTAATCCCTTAGTTAGTGCTAAAACTGCAAAAGAATATAACTTAATTGCCAATGGTGCTAGTAATGGCGAATATATGCGATCGCCTGTGGTGGAAACGGGAAAACTTGCTCAGTCTGAAATCTTATCTAAATTAGGAACAGGTTTATATCTATCAAATTTGCATTATCTAAATTGGAGCGATCGCTCTAACGGTAGAATTACCGGCATGACCCGCTATGCTTGCTTTTGGGTGGAAAACGGTGAAATTATTGCCCCAATTGAAAACCTCCGATTTGATGACAGTATCTATGACTTTCTTAACCACAACCTTGAGGCATTTACAGATTTTTCAGAGTTTATTCCCAATACCGATACCTATGGCAGCCGATCTCTGGGCGGAATTCTGACCCCCGGGATGTTAGTTAAAAACTTTACTTTTACTTTGTAG